From one Suricata suricatta isolate VVHF042 chromosome 8, meerkat_22Aug2017_6uvM2_HiC, whole genome shotgun sequence genomic stretch:
- the STX4 gene encoding syntaxin-4: MRDRTHELRQGDDSSDDEDKERVALVVHPGTARLGSPDEEFFQKVRTIRQTIVKLENKVRELEKQQVTILATPLPEESMKQNLQNLRDEIKQLGREIRTQLKAIEPQKEEADENYNSVNTRMKKTQHGVLSQQFVELINKCNLMQSEYREKNVERIRRQLKITNAGMVSDEELEQMLDSGQSEVFVSNILKDTQVTRQALNEISARHSEIQQLERSIRELHEIFTFLATEVEMQGEMINRIEKNILSSADYVERGQEHVKMALENQKKARKKKVLIAICVSVTILIVAVIIGVSTLV; this comes from the exons ATGCGCGACAGGACCCACGAACTGAGGCAG GGAGATGACAGTTCGGACGATGAGGACAAGGAGCGGGTCGCGCTGGTGGTACACCCGGGCACCGCACGGCTTGGGAGCCCGGACGAGGAGTTCTTCCAAAAG GTCCGGACAATTCGACAGACTATTGTCAAGCTGGAGAATAAAGTCCGAGAGTTAGAGAAGCAGCAGGTCACCATCCTGGCCACGCCCCTTCCCGAGGAGA GTATGAAGCAGAACCTGCAGAACCTGCGTGATGAGATCAAACAGCTGGGGAGGGAGATCCGAACGCAGCTGAAGG CCATAGAGCCCCAGAAGGAGGAAGCTGATGAGAATTATAACTCAGTCAACACAAGGATGAAAAAAACCCAG CATGGGGTCCTGTCCCAGCAATTCGTGGAGCTCATCAACAAGTGCAACTTGATGCAGTCGGAATACCGGGAGAAGAATGTGGAGCGGATTCGGAGGCAGCTGAAGATCA CAAATGCTGGAATGGTGTCTGACGAAGAGCTGGAGCAGATGCTGGACAGTGGGCAAAGTGAGGTGTTTGTGTCCAAT ATACTGAAGGACACACAAGTGACTCGACAGGCCCTAAATGAGATCTCAGCCCGGCACAGTGAGATCCAGCAGCTTGAACGCAGTATCCGTGAACTTCATGAGATCTTCACCTTTCTGGCTACTGAAGTGGAGATGCAG GGGGAGATGATCAACCGGATTGAGAAGAATATCCTGAGCTCAGCAGACTATGTGGAACGGGGGCAGGAACATGTCAAGATGGCCCTGGAAAACCAGAAGAAGGCACGGAAG AAAAAAGTTTTGATCgccatctgtgtgtctgtcaCTATCCTCATTGTGGCAGTGATCATTGGTGTCTCCACGTTGGTTTGA